Proteins co-encoded in one Leishmania panamensis strain MHOM/PA/94/PSC-1 chromosome 22 sequence genomic window:
- a CDS encoding hypothetical protein (TriTrypDB/GeneDB-style sysID: LpmP.22.0930): MDNEVDARDIAALLAELQDVTGTSVLEDQQPSANAVFSGHRRGSAGEERASSNTTTHHRVSATGCPGHRPSSTAAASGSSASIGFSTYNSADTGLTDAQLNSHRLSATPLGVRLTPLGGGNAVVGLASSPPALLEPQPALPPLPSLGPHGSGVGHSSGTEVGGNLVEVAPSPALTGVFPWPTSSDASAGGKESPSSKATPIAAAAAATASPSIPEAPRDVNFLPIMCARYLRPVGVAPTARLGHTLTPVTPDTMLLFGGLDLHGEETSSLMAFNTTTISWEPLYTLSTAPVARHSHAACAYEGRYLIISSGVAQNGGTILSDVHLYDLHTHHWRCVWNGQRDGSTENHNEPGPRFGHTMVLQEDRLYVYGGKTTSESRQHTQRGSDASSAVATTTAVTTLASGSDVYVFSLSSYRWRRRVRAAKGGRTSSAVQAAAAAAAATQNTEKPGEDTNAGSQLAVCTHPAPRAYHAACIKEGIMYINGGAGRSEVLTDTWALELTTGEWHCLHRGGTTDATPREKHALFVCGEALLLVGGCCSGASRHERITGKLTHFTVVLPLVGMAVSAPCWLPVVMGNTSIVQPHKKSFAAALTGGFVYIFGGVCGAEPATNAMVRFLAADGYVSANDQAMEAGNVGDGGAQQLRLKLQQLREQQRGTPFDCYAYAGTYGSADVTSAVAQLQALWAARAAGENGGLQKQQQYQMKAGEEDAPIAGLHRVIMYQRAPLLLQQLECCRSEPYSCGSGAASSAPSAQQQQHRIPSGRADDAVRPGDRDEVDALLQRVAKGQRGRSEKAADPSSARQDNSSLAGTSAGGTVGLPVYFTNGTPRVPGLAQPLTADALQCLVDYIYWGGLKAKYRVLLEEKNEDSGDGAEANSGHPTASSSTSSFTVEYRARLVQTLEIVKAVGEAYALAPLAALCAGLLVGDRMQVQLARRRSSEQLRTDMAALLRAPSTAANTTMLVVDPHTQAQSVHVLHACILLTASDLFTALLRPLYRTASGGSASGGMSSNRVGLLAAKLSTAAAASPLALLTSTSKRTVLIGPVPLPLPAVLPILRYLYTQQLEAPAEIAFEVMLGAHQLGLTALQALCEAVVAREEVNYQTCCSLYHLARKYHASLLEEIALLTAVSGFAIVRCTSAYQLLTSEEKQNIETLAAELGSSSWVLPPQPTTEMKSRAAYNARWNASAPSTL, translated from the coding sequence ATGGATAACGAGGTCGATGCGCGCGACATTGCGGCTCTcttggcggagctgcaggatgTCACTGGGACGAGTGTGCTTGAGGATCAGCAGCCCAGCGCTAATGCGGTATTTAGcgggcaccgccgcggcagcgccggtgaGGAAAGAGCAAGTAGTAACACGACAACCCATCATCGTGTAAGTGCCACGGGCTGCCCAGGACACCGTCCAAGCTctactgcagctgcatcagGCTCTTCAGCCTCTATCGGCTTCTCCACATACAACTCAGCCGACACAGGGCTCACAGATGCACAGCTCAACTCGCATCGCCTGTCTGCCACGCCACTTGGTGTGCGACTGACACCTCtaggcggcggcaacgctgTAGTCGGCCTTGCTTCCtcgccaccagcgctgctggagccCCAGCCAGCTCTCCCTCCGCTGCCCAGCCTTGGACCTCACGGATCAGGGGtcggccacagcagcggtacgGAGGTCGGAGGGAATCTGGTCGAGGTGGCCCCATCGCCTGCTCTTACTGGTGTGTTCCCGTGGCCCACGTCGAGCGATGCGTCCGCCGGCGGCAAGGAGAGCCCGTCGTCAAAGGCCACCCCtatcgctgccgctgctgctgccacggcgtcgccgtcgatACCTGAGGCTCCGCGCGACGTGAACTTCCTGCCGATCATGTGTGCGCGCTATCTCCGCCCAGTCGGGGTGGCACCAACTGCCCGGTTGGGCCACACCCTCACCCCTGTCACACCCGACACGATGCTTCTCTTCGGCGGTCTCGATCTTCACGGCGAGGAGACGTCGTCGCTCATGGCCTTCAACACGACCACCATTTCGTGGGAACCCCTCTATACCTTGTCAACGGCCCCGGTGGCGCGCCACAGTCACGCCGCCTGTGCCTATGAGGGACGGTACCTcatcatcagcagcggcgtcgcgcagAACGGCGGCACAATTCTGAGTGACGTACATCTCTACGACCTGCACACGCATCActggcggtgtgtgtggaacGGGCAGCGGGATGGATCGACGGAGAACCACAACGAGCCCGGTCCACGCTTCGGGCACACaatggtgctgcaggaggacCGGCTTTACGTGTACGGAGGCAAAACTACGAGTGAGTCACGCCAGCATACACAGCGCGGCTCCGACGCCAGTAGTGCGGTTgccacgacgacggcagtTACGACACTTGCAAGCGGCTCCGACGTGTACGTATTCTCGCTGAGCAGCTaccggtggcgacggcgagtgCGGGCAGCGAAGGGGGGCCGCACCTCTTCTGCGGTgcaagcggcagcagcagcagcagcagcaacacagaaCACAGAGAAGCCTGGTGAAGACACGAATGCGGGGAGTCAGCTGGCAGTGTGCACTCATCCTGCCCCGCGCGCCTATCACGCTGCGTGTATCAAGGAAGGCATCATGTACAtcaacggcggcgcagggAGGTCGGAGGTACTCACCGACACCTGGGCACTCGAGCTGACTACGGGCGAATGGCACTGCTTGCACCGGGGCGGCACCACCGATGCCACTCCACGCGAGAAGCACGCACTCTTCGTCTGCGGTGAGGCGCTGTTGCTTGTCgggggctgctgcagtggcgcctcGCGGCACGAGCGCATCACCGGCAAACTCACGCATTTTACCGTTGTTTTGCCGCTGGTGGGGATGGCAGTCAGTGCACCGTGTTGGCTACCGGTGGTGATGGGCAATACCTCCATTGTGCAACCGCACAAGAAGagctttgctgctgcgctgacgGGCGGCTTCGTCTACATTTTTggtggcgtgtgtggggcAGAGCCGGCAACGAACGCGATGGTGCGCTTCCTGGCTGCAGATGGCTACGTCTCGGCGAATGACCAAGCAATGGAGGCCGGCAACGTCGGCGACggaggtgcgcagcagctccgacTGAaacttcagcagctgcgggagcAGCAACGAGGCACACCGTTTGACTGCTACGCGTATGCTGGCACATACGGCAGTGCTGACGTGACGTCTGCGGTTGCGCAACTGCAAGCCCTGTGGGCTGCGAGGGCAGCCGGAGAGAATGGGGGGCTgcagaaacagcagcagtaccagaTGAAAGCcggggaggaggatgccCCGATTGCTGGTCTGCATCGCGTCATCATGTATCAACgcgcgccgctcctccttcagcagctcgagTGCTGCCGCTCGGAGCCGTACAGCTGCGGAAGCGGTGCCGCCTCGTCCGCTCccagcgcacagcagcagcaacaccgcaTCCCGTCAGGAAGGGCCGATGACGCTGTCAGGCCCGGGGACCGCGATGAGGTGGACGCACTCTTGCAACGGGTAGCCAAGGGACAGCGAGGCCGAAGCGAAAAAGCAGCCGATCCATCATCTGCACGCCAGGACAACTCTTCTCTGGCAGGCACCTCGGCTGGCGGGACGGTTGGGCTGCCCGTGTACTTCACAAACGGCACGCCGCGGGTCCCTGGCTTAGCACAGCCGCTCACGGCCGATGCCCTGCAGTGCCTCGTCGACTACATCTACTGGGGTGGCCTGAAGGCCAAGTACCGCGTGCTGTtggaggagaagaacgaggacagcggcgacggtgccgagGCGAATAGTGGCCACCCTACTGCAAGCTCCAGTACGAGCAGCTTCACGGTCGAGTACCGAGCGCGTCTCGTGCAGACACTGGAGATCGTCAAGGCAGTTGGTGAGGCCTATGCGCTAGCTCCTCTGGCTGCTCTCTGCGCGGGTCTACTGGTGGGTGATCGGATGCAGGTGCAGCTggcacggcggcggagcagcgaGCAGTTGCGCACCGACATGGCCGCGCTTCTCAGAGCTCCGTCTACAGCCGCCAACACCACCATGTTGGTTGTGgacccgcacacgcaggcgcagtCGGTGCACGTGCTTCATGCCTGCATCCTACTCACTGCTAGCGATCTCttcactgcgctgctgcgcccgcTCTACCGCACCGCGAGCGGTGGGTCTGCGAGCGGTGGCATGTCGTCCAACCGTGTTGGCCTACTCGCAGCGAAGCtgagcacggcagcagcagcctcgccgCTTGCGCTCCTTACGAGCACGTCCAAGAGGACTGTACTGATCGGGCCAGTACCCTTACCACTGCCGGCTGTGCTGCCCATCCTGCGGTACCTCTACACACAGCAACTTGAAGCGCCTGCCGAGATCGCGTTCGAGGTGATGCTCGGCGCGCATCAGCTTGGCCTCACTGCGCTTCAAGCACTCTGCGAAGCCGTCGTGGCTCGAGAGGAGGTGAACTACCAGACGTGCTGCTCCCTCTACCACCTGGCACGCAAGTACCACGCGTCACTGCTAGAAGAAATTGCGCTCTTGACGGCCGTCTCGGGCTTCGCCATAGTGCGGTGCACCTCTGCCTACCAGTTGCTGACcagtgaagagaagcaaaatATTGAAACCCTGGCAGCAGAGCTTGGGTCGTCGAGCTgggtgctgccaccgcagccgacGACGGAGATGAAGTCGAGGGCTGCCTACAATGCCCGCTGGAACGCCTCGGCACCTTCGACACTGTAG
- a CDS encoding hypothetical protein (TriTrypDB/GeneDB-style sysID: LpmP.22.0940): MYKRTGALREVHSGISVGRLRLAQEFSTMEGWQRLQDPRFDEYVKEKRQRQYFDAFDQRVERAFRVAKRLHKAEVMNAFKRKVKGSSEGKWTAAVMLEVKLAVEERLRWLREVWSQIDADYRSGNAEQQARAAREISDALRGEPGAYMQWVYERKRENRFAGPKEKAAQEAELSTAELPEVTDDEANRYHNLSLRMADIEHNVKTCFGIAGQQHWAELQAAKDEAYEQKLDTAAKVYEKLLDQSARFDESRRTALLRSNVERVHQAQVRFKASMEMEKEREQLVEAHEAMREERKQQAKAERIAILQEAAELRRSGATPEEIKQLARQRQLEAHARRQAEYQLQERESLQQKKAYYLDLIEKFKDEVEMREGQEMLKQQESDARPQRSHRNVESSGAPKLNAFGFMDADRLDDPAESLLTASDAMRSSATLPENSAGRAAASLRRSEAQQSRRKALWDIVEHDRYEDPFMTIHQARLDAAATYDPLYAKHLAPTLAQGKKYTRQGFGELAAGGGMDRHVFKASARTVRPYQWGLSSNVVHDVDGDGSNDYFMGLHWHVRHPDTGDIDWRYEKKAGGAVFRGPLLYRMGAEREAGESGSSTMDPSTATVRRFSPLATTSSKAALKAALPSPARQAGVAAPLPVVRRGDANQPLSGCVTPNAGTLTAQPLPSWRSS, translated from the coding sequence ATGTACAAGCGTACTGGCGCGTTGCGTGAGGTGCACAGTGGCATCAGCGTTGGTCGGCTGCGCCTCGCCCAGGAGTTCAGCACAATGGAGGGCTGGCAACGACTGCAGGACCCACGCTTTGATGAGTACGTGAAGGaaaagcggcagaggcagtaCTTCGATGCTTTCGACCAGCGTGTCGAGCGCGCCTTCAGGGTCGCGAAGAGGTTGCACAAAGCGGAGGTCATGAACGCCTTCAAGCGCAAGgtgaagggcagcagcgagggcaagTGGACGGCCGCCGTCATGTTGGAGGTGAAGTTGGCCGTGGAGGAGCGGTTGCGCTGGCTAAGAGAGGTGTGGTCGCAGATCGACGCAGACTACCGCAGCGGCAatgcagagcagcaggccaGGGCGGCACGTGAGATATCTGACGCCCTGCGTGGCGAACCCGGCGCGTACATGCAGTGGGTCTACGAGCGCAAGCGTGAGAACCGCTTTGCTGGCCCcaaagagaaggcggcgcaggaggcagAGCTGAGCACTGCGGAGCTGCCCGAGGTCACCGATGACGAAGCGAACCGCTATCACAACCTTTCCTTGCGCATGGCTGATATCGAGCATAATGTGAAGACCTGTTTTGGCATCGCTGGTCAGCAACACtgggcggagctgcaggcagCCAAAGACGAGGCCTACGAACAGAAGCTGGACACTGCGGCCAAGGTGTATGAGAAGCTACTGGACCAGAGTGCGCGATTTGACGAGAGTCGgcggacggcgctgctgcgcagtaACGTAGAACGAGTGCACCAAGCACAGGTCCGATTCAAGGCGTCGatggagatggagaaggagcgcgagcAGCTCGTAGAGGCGCACGAGGCCATGCGAGAAGAGCGCAAGCAACAGGCCAAGGCCGAGCGCATTGCCATCCTCCAAGAGGCAgctgagctgcgccgcagcggggCTACTCCAGAGGAGATCAAGCAACTCGCTCGCCAGCGTCAACTGGAAGCACATGCACGCCGACAGGCAGAGTACCAGCTTCAGGAGCGCGAGTCGCTCcagcagaagaaggcgtACTACCTTGATTTAATCGAGAAGTTCAAGGATGAAGTGGAGATGCGGGAGGGCCAGGAGATGCTCAAGCAGCAGGAGTCTGATGCGCGCCCGCAACGCAGTCATCGCAATGTCGAGTCGAGTGGTGCGCCGAAGCTAAACGCATTCGGTTTCATGGACGCGGACCGGCTAGACGATCCTGCCGAGTCGCTGCTCACTGCAAGCGATGCAATGAGGTCTTCGGCTACGCTCCCTGAGAACTCGGCTGGCCGAGCCGCCGCCTCACTCCGCAGGTCAGAAGCTCAGCAATCGCGCAGAAAGGCGCTGTGGGATATCGTTGAGCACGACCGGTATGAGGACCCGTTCATGACGATTCACCAAGCCCgcctcgacgccgccgcgacgtATGACCCCCTGTACGCGAAGCACCTCGCCCCGACCTTGGCGCAAGGCAAGAAGTACACGAGGCAGGGCTTCGGCGAGCTCGCGGCTGGTGGCGGTATGGACCGGCACGTGTTCAAGGCTTCGGCGCGAACAGTTCGCCCGTACCAGTGGGGCCTCTCCTCCAACGTTGTGCACGACGTTgatggcgacggcagcaatGACTACTTCATGGGCCTCCACTGGCACGTGCGGCACCCCGATACAGGTGACATTGACTGGCGGTACGAGAAGAAGGCCGGTGGCGCCGTCTTCCGCGGCCCGTTGCTGTACCGCATGGGTGCCGAGCGCGAAGCCGGCGAATCCGGCAGCTCCACAATGGACCCTTCAACAGCGACAGTGCGGCGCTTCTCGCCGCTAGCGACGACGTCGTCGAAGGCCGCCTTAAAGGCAGCGCTACCATCGCCAGCCCGGCAAGCCGGCGTCGCCGCGCCACTTCCAGTGGTGCGCCGTGGTGATGCAAACCAACCACTAAGCGGATGTGTCACCCCTAACGCAGGTACTCTCACAGCACAGCCCCTTCCgagctggcggagcagctAA
- a CDS encoding membrane transporter, putative (TriTrypDB/GeneDB-style sysID: LpmP.22.0950): MTSSTNRLLDPDTPVDQGTVYCNLWLFIWLKTIGSFDSGAFSAALGAPNGISETWDLSTKLQGTLISSVFLGNVLGCPLAGHLFSRYDEKRVLCAALIVHTVFTFLYAALPIYGVALLNRFFIGISLSFIVVYTPVWVDEFAPKNRQSVWMASHNAGVPLGIMLGYLLAAGPPAFTSSISWCWSFYIKCVLMVPTVAYVARLDARSINTHKAGGSGGDRKGDDDGDDDHFGGPSALSEETSNGVAGTMAFSPPPITASARGSASAGAPRPAKWEKSISQTLRMLEDRALATIRNLYYSMTPLFSNVVYMCSVVSLTSLYFVATGLQNFVTQYLREPPFNASMAIITVGFGSAVVLAPVCGVIAGGILLDRIGGYKRNLYRVTFFTLAWGVCAVFFSVICIFVHTTRGFLLVMSVVLFCGGAIIPPGAGLTMATLPDHLRSTGAAFSQVIYNLFGNFSGPLVCGWVADVTGSLRYGIVTLLLSSVLGVVPLIGIFHVAFYGGGSGIGSAASALIDSGGDHDGAGGAAELVDGNDEVLEVPSSGAVVEEDAGTAARLDGHSYNRDGAKMRAGLIATQEGSFTVPPTTASVRSGASRLAQELQIESPLQRSRQPTLEDGVPSDSGTGTARSKEGAASLSFSMLMRSARSPSAPAAAPPPPPVMPPTHSTSLTAAAVRTFNMLGPLRGPGTARPVTAEFSSSPTKGATELPPTFSLNYAERRCEQQKAEVELMNLEAKAAKVASLPNQRAFGIDLVRGWMNNEVQEANLRPHPSSSSLVRGSSEAGVTHSPHMEPPLAYIASSSVASLEGASAAATTLPQRRGCTLPQRYGNSVEHVTDEAGVRQIHTRTHAGGRMHV; the protein is encoded by the coding sequence ATGACGAGCTCCACGAACCGCCTGCTGGACCCCGATACGCCTGTAGACCAGGGGACGGTTTATTGTAACCTTTGGCTCTTCATTTGGCTCAAGACAATTGGCTCCTTCGACTCCGGCGCCTTCAGCGCTGCTCTTGGTGCCCCCAACGGTATTAGCGAGACTTGGGATCTAAGCACGAAGCTGCAAGGCACGCTGATCTCGAGCGTATTCCTGGGGAATGTGCTAGGGTGTCCGCTGGCTGGgcatctcttctctcgctatGATGAGAAACGTGTGTTGTGTGCCGCCCTCATCGTACACACTGTTTTCACGTTTCTCTATGCAGCCCTCCCCATCTACGGTGTAGCTCTGCTGAATCGCTTTTTCATTGGCATCAGCCTCTCCTTTATCGTCGTGTACACCCCTGTCTGGGTGGACGAATTTGCGCCAAAGAACCGACAGAGCGTATGGATGGCGTCACACAACGCCGGCGTGCCGCTAGGCATCATGCTTGGCTacctcctcgctgccggcCCGCCGGCCTTCACGAGCTCCATCAGCTGGTGCTGGTCCTTCTACATCAAGTGCGTGCTCATGGTGCCGACCGTTGCCTACGTGGCGCGCTTAGACGCGCGCTCTATCAACACACATAAGGCAGGCGGTAGTGGCGGCGACAGAaagggcgacgacgacggtgatgACGACCACTTTGGCGGCCCCAGTGCGCTTAGCGAAGAAACCTCGAATGGTGTAGCGGGTACGATGGCCttctcaccgccgccaatAACGGCGAGCGCGAGAGGGTCTGCATCGGCAGGCGCCCCGCGGCCGGCCAAGTGGGAAAAGAGCATCTCGCAGACGCTGCGGATGCTGGAAGATCGGGCGTTGGCAACCATTCGAAACCTCTACTATTCCATGACGCCACTTTTCTCGAACGTGGTGTACATGTGTAGCGTTGTGTCCCTCACAAGCCTCTACTTCGTCGCAACGGGGCTTCAAAATTTTGTGACGCAATATCTTCGCGAGCCGCCGTTCAACGCTTCGATGGCCATCATAACTGTCGGCTTCGGCTCGGCCGTCGTTTTGGCGCCAGTGTGCGGCGTCATCGCCGGCGGCATCCTGCTAGACCGTATCGGCGGCTACAAGCGCAACCTTTACCGTGTCACCTTCTTTACCTTGGCCtggggcgtgtgtgcggtaTTCTTCTCGGTCATTTGCATCTTTGTGCATACGACACGTGGTTTCCTGCTCGTCATGTCCGTCGTACTTTTCTGTGGCGGGGCCATCATACCACCTGGTGCTGGGCTTACGATGGCAACCTTGCCAGACCACCTTCGCTCCACCGGCGCGGCCTTCTCGCAAGTCATCTACAACCTCTTTGGTAACTTCAGCGGGCCACTGGTGTGCGGTTGGGTGGCAGACGTGACGGGGAGTCTGCGCTACGGCATTGTCACGCTTCTCCTGTCCAGCGTGCTGGGGGTCGTCCCACTCATAGGAATCTTCCACGTTGCCTTctacggcggtggcagcgggaTCGGATCGGCGGCGAGTGCGCTGATCGACAGTGGCGGCGACCACgacggcgcaggcggcgcggcagagcTGGTGGACGGGAATGATGAAGTGTTGGAGGTGCCGAGCAGCGGAGCAGTTGTGGAGGAAGACGCGGGGACGGCGGCACGGCTTGACGGGCACAGCTACAACCGCGATGGCGCGAAGATGCGTGCAGGTCTGATAGCGACGCAAGAAGGAAGCTTCACAGTACCACCAACGACAGCGTCTGTGCGAAGCGGTGCTTCGAGGTTGGCTCAGGAGCTGCAGATTGAATCACCGCTGCAGAGGAGCCGGCAGCCCACATTGGAGGATGGTGTGCCAAGCGACAGCGGAACGGGCACGGCTCGCAGCAAAGAAGGGGCTGCCTCACTGTCGTTTTCGATGTTAATGCGATCTGCCCGCTCCCCATccgcacccgcagcagccccaccgccaccgccggtgATGCCACCTACGCACTCGACTTCtctcactgctgccgcggtgcggACCTTCAACATGTTGGGGCCACTACGAGGTCCAGGAACTGCGCGGCCGGTGACGGCGGAGTTTTCGTCATCACCGACAAAAGGAGCCACCGAACTACCTCCCACCTTTTCTCTCAACTATGCggagcgccgctgcgagcagcagaaggcggaggtggagctgaTGAACCTCGAGGCGAAAGCAGCGAAAGTCGCGTCACTCCCCAACCAGCGCGCATTCGGGATCGATCTGGTGCGGGGGTGGATGAACAATGAAGTGCAAGAGGCAAACTTGCGACCGCACCCTTCCTCCAGCAGTCTGGTGCGCGGTAGTAGTGAGGCTGGCGTGACGCACTCGCCGCACATGGAGCCCCCACTCGCCTAcatcgccagcagcagtgtcgcGAGTCTTGAAGGTGCTAGTGCCGCTGCGACAACCCTACCCCAGCGTCGCGGCTGCACGCTCCCGCAACGGTACGGCAACAGTGTCGAGCACGTAACGGACGAGGCGGGTGTGAGGCAAatccatacacgcacacacgcaggtggGCGCATGCATGTGTAG